A region of Lycium barbarum isolate Lr01 chromosome 1, ASM1917538v2, whole genome shotgun sequence DNA encodes the following proteins:
- the LOC132628133 gene encoding uncharacterized protein LOC132628133 isoform X2, producing the protein MAAPAAEGLAVTALRSVFHRVRQAAEKSGRRAEDVRVIAVSKTKPISLITQVYEAGHRCFGENYVQEIIQKAPELPEDIEWHYIGHLQSNKVKQLLTAVPNLAMVHGVDNPKLDRAVSSIGRQHLKVLVQVNTSGEESKSGVDPSNCIELAKRVKLDCPNLEFSGLMTIGRPDYTSTPENFKTLLNCRSEVCKVLGMSESRCELSMGMSSDFELAIEMGSTNVRIGSTIFGPREYPKRQ; encoded by the exons ATGGCTGCTCCGGCTGCCGAGGGTCTGGCTGTGACGGCGCTCCGATCTGTATTCCACCGTGTCCGGCAAGCTGCAGAAAAGTCCGGCCGCCGTGCGGAGGACGTAAGAGTTATTGCCGTGAGCAAAACTAAGCCTATTTCTCTAATTACTCAAGTTTATGAAGCTGGTCATAGATGTTTTGGCGAAAATTATGTCCAAGAGATCATCCAGAAAGCTCCCGAG CTTCCGGAGGACATTGAATGGCATTATATTGGGCATTTGCAGAGCAATAAAGTGAAGCAACTTCTGA CTGCTGTTCCCAATCTAGCCATGGTTCATGGTGTTGATAACCCGAAG CTTGATCGTGCGGTTTCAAGCATTGGCAGGCAGCATTTGAAGGTTTTGGTTCAAGTTAATACCAGTGGAGAAGAGT CAAAATCTGGTGTTGATCCATCAAATTGCATAGAGCTTGCCAAACGCGTCAAGCTGGATTGCCCAAACCTTGAGTTCTCTGGCCTGATGACAATTGGAAGGCCTGACTACACTTCAACCCCAGAGAACTTTAAG ACGCTGCTGAACTGTAGAAGTGAAGTTTGCAAAGTGCTTGGTATGTCAGAGTCTCGATGTGAGTTATCAATGGGCATGTCTAGTGACTTTGAGCTAGCG ATAGAAATGGGCAGCACCAATGTGAGAATTGGATCCACAATATTTGGACCGCGGGAGTATCCGAAGAGACAATGA
- the LOC132628150 gene encoding uncharacterized protein LOC132628150 isoform X2 — MHDQGAVQPPTEKLHQIIARTALFVSKHGGQSEIVLRVKQGNNPTFGFLMPDHGLHPYFRFLVDHPELLQSDSDLNAQNEEKKVSDEHKEHDGVGGALSMLGSVYGFGEDEEPANGDDPGSRVSDAAFDALDTNNVSRPLQRAESSSKAFENDEKEKDEKVSTHSLRSGKDKEKAPALKKNNLINSYRSRSRSSVRKEDGFRSSAASEKTTAEISGLGAVSKTGPLVEPPSDLKKLIYKIVEFILKNGKQFESTLMEQDSKHGRFPFLLPSNQYHPYYLKVLQKAQESKVHGSEKRSLKESDSTSLRSVEYDLPYASDKKEKFKMVLGKSKKETQDSLARTSPQEAGVNVDAAAAAAILQAATRGIKNPNLSILSGSSKNGDSQGHSSEGPSIVGQKSGKRMEHSVSIPKVKEIAKSAAAEAAGEADSSEAHLTKEQKLKAERLRRAKMFVALLKGGAAPAKRDSLGGSVEPQGSALSGSATEVNVATKEREGSAALAELTAVEREGSTAPLDNNLSNENEKYEKSEMKHTAEDLERRSRRKYRSRSGIHEDEEEEQEEEEEEQQRSRKKRRSSRKDEEEESGEVRDDKRSRKKRRSRRHRHKDGGDAGEDEDDEHNSRSRKKHRRQHSSPEYDDDDEQRDAERHPKHGRKKHSSHRSSRENREDDYEEDHKHSKKKHRSRRTSHRSRDRHEHSIKDSSEDESDRSHRTSHRSKDRHKHRTKHSSDDEREHKHKRASSSGDEEQRYGRADKNENGTKEREELEEGEILAKVSDQSRGSLRGSVSREVSVDVSSSQQRAPSQPSESTEISNDLRAKIRAMLMATRT; from the exons ATGCATGACCAAGGGGCAGTGCAG CCACCAACGGAAAAGTTACATCAGATAATTGCAAGGACTGCTCTGTTTGTGAGCAAACATGGTGGGCAGTCAGAAATTGTTCTCAGGGTGAAGCAGGGAAACAATCCAACATTTGGGTTCTTAATGCCTGACCACGGTCTTCATCCATACTTTAGGTTTCTTGTTGATCATCCCGAACTTTTACAATCTGACAGTGATTTGAATGctcaaaatgaagaaaaaaaggtTTCTGATGAGCACAAGGAACATGATGGTGTTGGAGGTGCTTTATCTATGCTTGGTTCTGTATATGGGTTCGGAGAGGATGAGGAGCCTGCAAATGGGGATGATCCTGGATCCAGAGTTTCCGATGCAGCATTTGATGCTTTGGATACCAATAATGTTTCCCGTCCCCTTCAAAGGGCTGAATCTAGCTCTAAGGCATTTGAAAACGATGAGAAAGAAAAAGACGAGAAAGTTTCTACACATTCACTTCGTTCTGGTAAAGATAAAGAAAAGGCTCCTGCACTGAAAAAGAATAATTTGATTAATTCTTACAGGAGCAGAAGTAGAAGTAGCGTGCGGAAGGAAGATGGCTTTCGTTCTTCTGCTGCATCAGAAAAGACAACGGCAGAGATTTCTGGTCTAGGAGCAGTGTCTAAGACAGGACCTTTGGTGGAGCCTCCATCTGATCTAAAGAAATTGATTTATAAGATTGTGGAGTTCAttctgaagaatgggaagcagtTTGAGTCAACTCTTATGGAACAGGACAGTAAACACGGGAGATTTCCATTTCTCCTTCCTTCCAACCAATATCATCCTTACTATCTAAAAGTACTCCAGAAAGCTCAAGAG TCAAAAGTCCATGGATCAGAAAAGAGATCTTTGAAGGAAAGTGATTCTACCTCTTTAAGATCTGTGGAGTATGATCTGCCATATGCATCTGATAAGAAAGAGAAGTTTAAGATGGTGCTTGGAAAATCCAAAAAGGAAACACAGGACTCTCTGGCTAGAACTTCACCGCAAGAGGCTGGGGTCAATGTGGACGCTGCTGCTGCGGCTGCTATCCTTCAGGCAGCCACTAGAGGTATTAAGAATCCCAATTTGAGTATCCTTTCAGGCTCATCTAAGAACGGTGATAGTCAGGGTCACAGCAGTGAGGGTCCCAGTATTGTTGGTCAGAAGTCTGGCAAGAGGATGGAACATAGTGTTTCGATTCCAAAAGTGAAGGAAATCGCGAAGTCTGCCGCTGCGGAAGCTGCAGGTGAAGCAGACTCCTCTGAAGCCCACTTGACCAAAGAGCAGAAGCTGAAAGCAGAGAGGCTGAGAAGGGCGAAGATGTTTGTTGCCCTGTTAAAAGGTGGAGCAGCTCCTGCCAAAAGAGATTCACTTGGAGGGTCAGTGGAACCACAAGGATCTGCCTTATCAGGTTCCGCTACAGAGGTTAATGTTGCTACTAAAGAAAGAGAAGGCAGTGCAGCTCTGGCAGAACTGACTGCTGTGGAGAGAGAAGGCAGTACAGCTCCATTAGATAATAATTTGTCGAATGAAAATGAGAAATATGAGAAATCTGAAATGAAACATACCGCTGAAGATCTTGAACGGCGATCAAGAAGGAAATACAGGTCAAGATCTGGTATACACGAAGATGAGGAAGAGGAacaggaggaggaggaggaggagcagCAGCGCTCCAGGAAGAAGCGCCGCTCTTCAAGAAAAGATGAAGAGGAAGAAAGTGGAGAGGTAAGGGATGATAAACGATCCAGAAAAAAGAGGCGATCGCGCCGTCATAGACACAAAGATGGTGGCGATGCAGGCGAGGATGAAGATGATGAACATAATAGTCGATCAAGAAAGAAGCACCGCAGACAACATTCATCCCCTGaatatgatgacgatgatgagcaAAGAGATGCAGAGAGACATCCTAAGCATGGAAGGAAAAAACATTCAAGTCATCGGTCGTCACGTGAAAATAGGGAAGATGATTATGAGGAGGATCATAAGCATTCCAAGAAGAAACATAGATCTCGTAGAACCTCCCACCGCAGTAGAGATAGACATGAACACAGCATTAAGGATTCTAGTGAAGATGAGTCCGATAGATCTCATAGAACTTCCCATCGTAGTAAAGATAGACACAAACACAGGACTAAACATTCTAGCGATGATGAACGTGAACACAAACATAAGCGTGCAAGCTCTTCTGGTGATGAAGAGCAGCGCTATGGCAGGGCTGATAAGAATGAAAATGGTACCAAAGAAAGAGAAGAACTGGAAGAAGGTGAGATCCTTGCCAAAGTTTCAGATCAATCGAGAGGAAGTTTAAGAGGTTCTGTCAGCAGAGAAGTTTCAGTCGACGTATCTAGTTCCCAACAAAGAGCCCCGTCTCAACCGTCTGAATCTACTGAGATATCAAATGATCTTAGGGCCAAAATCCGCGCAATGTTAATGGCAACTAGAACGTAG
- the LOC132628150 gene encoding uncharacterized protein LOC132628150 isoform X1 yields the protein MDLEVVGRHALLFDDDATSAFVNSNDALVEWNSLQIDRYDVRHLLSSPPPSRRRSNTPSSSSNLVDGSIQSELDHERYLDLPLPSDEPELEEGEQPVDTGAYRAVGFSYGNTNDSADGKSSEVGQESSDFHPSIPVPESLLQSLPPTEKLHQIIARTALFVSKHGGQSEIVLRVKQGNNPTFGFLMPDHGLHPYFRFLVDHPELLQSDSDLNAQNEEKKVSDEHKEHDGVGGALSMLGSVYGFGEDEEPANGDDPGSRVSDAAFDALDTNNVSRPLQRAESSSKAFENDEKEKDEKVSTHSLRSGKDKEKAPALKKNNLINSYRSRSRSSVRKEDGFRSSAASEKTTAEISGLGAVSKTGPLVEPPSDLKKLIYKIVEFILKNGKQFESTLMEQDSKHGRFPFLLPSNQYHPYYLKVLQKAQESKVHGSEKRSLKESDSTSLRSVEYDLPYASDKKEKFKMVLGKSKKETQDSLARTSPQEAGVNVDAAAAAAILQAATRGIKNPNLSILSGSSKNGDSQGHSSEGPSIVGQKSGKRMEHSVSIPKVKEIAKSAAAEAAGEADSSEAHLTKEQKLKAERLRRAKMFVALLKGGAAPAKRDSLGGSVEPQGSALSGSATEVNVATKEREGSAALAELTAVEREGSTAPLDNNLSNENEKYEKSEMKHTAEDLERRSRRKYRSRSGIHEDEEEEQEEEEEEQQRSRKKRRSSRKDEEEESGEVRDDKRSRKKRRSRRHRHKDGGDAGEDEDDEHNSRSRKKHRRQHSSPEYDDDDEQRDAERHPKHGRKKHSSHRSSRENREDDYEEDHKHSKKKHRSRRTSHRSRDRHEHSIKDSSEDESDRSHRTSHRSKDRHKHRTKHSSDDEREHKHKRASSSGDEEQRYGRADKNENGTKEREELEEGEILAKVSDQSRGSLRGSVSREVSVDVSSSQQRAPSQPSESTEISNDLRAKIRAMLMATRT from the exons ATGGATCTAGAGGTGGTGGGCCGCCATGCTCTCCTCTTCGACGACGACGCCACGTCAGCATTCGTCAACTCCAACGACGCTCTCGTCGAATGGAATTCTCTACAAATTGATCGTTACGATGTTCGTCACCTCCTCTCTTCTCCTCCACCTTCCCGTAGACGATCTAACACTCCTTCGTCTTCGTCTAATCTCGTTGATGGTTCGATTCAGTCCGAGCTTGATCATGAACGTTACCTCGATCTTCCTTTACCGTCAGATGAACCAG AACTAGAAGAAGGTGAACAGCCGGTGGATACTGGTGCTTATCGTGCTGTTGGTTTCTCATATGGAAACACTAATGATTCTGCTGACGGAAAAAGTTCTGAGGTGGGCCAGGAAAGCTCCGACTTCCATCCCTCCATTCCAGTGCCGGAAAGCCTTCTTCAGAGCTTG CCACCAACGGAAAAGTTACATCAGATAATTGCAAGGACTGCTCTGTTTGTGAGCAAACATGGTGGGCAGTCAGAAATTGTTCTCAGGGTGAAGCAGGGAAACAATCCAACATTTGGGTTCTTAATGCCTGACCACGGTCTTCATCCATACTTTAGGTTTCTTGTTGATCATCCCGAACTTTTACAATCTGACAGTGATTTGAATGctcaaaatgaagaaaaaaaggtTTCTGATGAGCACAAGGAACATGATGGTGTTGGAGGTGCTTTATCTATGCTTGGTTCTGTATATGGGTTCGGAGAGGATGAGGAGCCTGCAAATGGGGATGATCCTGGATCCAGAGTTTCCGATGCAGCATTTGATGCTTTGGATACCAATAATGTTTCCCGTCCCCTTCAAAGGGCTGAATCTAGCTCTAAGGCATTTGAAAACGATGAGAAAGAAAAAGACGAGAAAGTTTCTACACATTCACTTCGTTCTGGTAAAGATAAAGAAAAGGCTCCTGCACTGAAAAAGAATAATTTGATTAATTCTTACAGGAGCAGAAGTAGAAGTAGCGTGCGGAAGGAAGATGGCTTTCGTTCTTCTGCTGCATCAGAAAAGACAACGGCAGAGATTTCTGGTCTAGGAGCAGTGTCTAAGACAGGACCTTTGGTGGAGCCTCCATCTGATCTAAAGAAATTGATTTATAAGATTGTGGAGTTCAttctgaagaatgggaagcagtTTGAGTCAACTCTTATGGAACAGGACAGTAAACACGGGAGATTTCCATTTCTCCTTCCTTCCAACCAATATCATCCTTACTATCTAAAAGTACTCCAGAAAGCTCAAGAG TCAAAAGTCCATGGATCAGAAAAGAGATCTTTGAAGGAAAGTGATTCTACCTCTTTAAGATCTGTGGAGTATGATCTGCCATATGCATCTGATAAGAAAGAGAAGTTTAAGATGGTGCTTGGAAAATCCAAAAAGGAAACACAGGACTCTCTGGCTAGAACTTCACCGCAAGAGGCTGGGGTCAATGTGGACGCTGCTGCTGCGGCTGCTATCCTTCAGGCAGCCACTAGAGGTATTAAGAATCCCAATTTGAGTATCCTTTCAGGCTCATCTAAGAACGGTGATAGTCAGGGTCACAGCAGTGAGGGTCCCAGTATTGTTGGTCAGAAGTCTGGCAAGAGGATGGAACATAGTGTTTCGATTCCAAAAGTGAAGGAAATCGCGAAGTCTGCCGCTGCGGAAGCTGCAGGTGAAGCAGACTCCTCTGAAGCCCACTTGACCAAAGAGCAGAAGCTGAAAGCAGAGAGGCTGAGAAGGGCGAAGATGTTTGTTGCCCTGTTAAAAGGTGGAGCAGCTCCTGCCAAAAGAGATTCACTTGGAGGGTCAGTGGAACCACAAGGATCTGCCTTATCAGGTTCCGCTACAGAGGTTAATGTTGCTACTAAAGAAAGAGAAGGCAGTGCAGCTCTGGCAGAACTGACTGCTGTGGAGAGAGAAGGCAGTACAGCTCCATTAGATAATAATTTGTCGAATGAAAATGAGAAATATGAGAAATCTGAAATGAAACATACCGCTGAAGATCTTGAACGGCGATCAAGAAGGAAATACAGGTCAAGATCTGGTATACACGAAGATGAGGAAGAGGAacaggaggaggaggaggaggagcagCAGCGCTCCAGGAAGAAGCGCCGCTCTTCAAGAAAAGATGAAGAGGAAGAAAGTGGAGAGGTAAGGGATGATAAACGATCCAGAAAAAAGAGGCGATCGCGCCGTCATAGACACAAAGATGGTGGCGATGCAGGCGAGGATGAAGATGATGAACATAATAGTCGATCAAGAAAGAAGCACCGCAGACAACATTCATCCCCTGaatatgatgacgatgatgagcaAAGAGATGCAGAGAGACATCCTAAGCATGGAAGGAAAAAACATTCAAGTCATCGGTCGTCACGTGAAAATAGGGAAGATGATTATGAGGAGGATCATAAGCATTCCAAGAAGAAACATAGATCTCGTAGAACCTCCCACCGCAGTAGAGATAGACATGAACACAGCATTAAGGATTCTAGTGAAGATGAGTCCGATAGATCTCATAGAACTTCCCATCGTAGTAAAGATAGACACAAACACAGGACTAAACATTCTAGCGATGATGAACGTGAACACAAACATAAGCGTGCAAGCTCTTCTGGTGATGAAGAGCAGCGCTATGGCAGGGCTGATAAGAATGAAAATGGTACCAAAGAAAGAGAAGAACTGGAAGAAGGTGAGATCCTTGCCAAAGTTTCAGATCAATCGAGAGGAAGTTTAAGAGGTTCTGTCAGCAGAGAAGTTTCAGTCGACGTATCTAGTTCCCAACAAAGAGCCCCGTCTCAACCGTCTGAATCTACTGAGATATCAAATGATCTTAGGGCCAAAATCCGCGCAATGTTAATGGCAACTAGAACGTAG
- the LOC132628133 gene encoding uncharacterized protein LOC132628133 isoform X1 translates to MAAPAAEGLAVTALRSVFHRVRQAAEKSGRRAEDVRVIAVSKTKPISLITQVYEAGHRCFGENYVQEIIQKAPELPEDIEWHYIGHLQSNKVKQLLTAVPNLAMVHGVDNPKLANQLDRAVSSIGRQHLKVLVQVNTSGEESKSGVDPSNCIELAKRVKLDCPNLEFSGLMTIGRPDYTSTPENFKTLLNCRSEVCKVLGMSESRCELSMGMSSDFELAIEMGSTNVRIGSTIFGPREYPKRQ, encoded by the exons ATGGCTGCTCCGGCTGCCGAGGGTCTGGCTGTGACGGCGCTCCGATCTGTATTCCACCGTGTCCGGCAAGCTGCAGAAAAGTCCGGCCGCCGTGCGGAGGACGTAAGAGTTATTGCCGTGAGCAAAACTAAGCCTATTTCTCTAATTACTCAAGTTTATGAAGCTGGTCATAGATGTTTTGGCGAAAATTATGTCCAAGAGATCATCCAGAAAGCTCCCGAG CTTCCGGAGGACATTGAATGGCATTATATTGGGCATTTGCAGAGCAATAAAGTGAAGCAACTTCTGA CTGCTGTTCCCAATCTAGCCATGGTTCATGGTGTTGATAACCCGAAG CTTGCAAATCAGCTTGATCGTGCGGTTTCAAGCATTGGCAGGCAGCATTTGAAGGTTTTGGTTCAAGTTAATACCAGTGGAGAAGAGT CAAAATCTGGTGTTGATCCATCAAATTGCATAGAGCTTGCCAAACGCGTCAAGCTGGATTGCCCAAACCTTGAGTTCTCTGGCCTGATGACAATTGGAAGGCCTGACTACACTTCAACCCCAGAGAACTTTAAG ACGCTGCTGAACTGTAGAAGTGAAGTTTGCAAAGTGCTTGGTATGTCAGAGTCTCGATGTGAGTTATCAATGGGCATGTCTAGTGACTTTGAGCTAGCG ATAGAAATGGGCAGCACCAATGTGAGAATTGGATCCACAATATTTGGACCGCGGGAGTATCCGAAGAGACAATGA